In Musa acuminata AAA Group cultivar baxijiao chromosome BXJ2-8, Cavendish_Baxijiao_AAA, whole genome shotgun sequence, one genomic interval encodes:
- the LOC135618204 gene encoding protein PLASTID MOVEMENT IMPAIRED 2-like, which yields MEQQRSDHEMNLTPSHEDSSLGAKELPFAVLLVSRLKEKTRDAEIETAQLSNDLQMARGEAKELSLKIEESNAKAMVHKLKLQNLLGDTKRILHEANHSHYAQVLTELEDVTKQSRKLQLEISSALDTKASAEREVEDSSTKSRLYVSYIDEIKEEIAIATVEEALISLAGIEADRELKEVEDRREAEVDRFRKSMEKTKSTINDLHQDVNYAGKLQKKLAVTASDVNVLQNEIELIRAMDKNCHHDSSANSSSSLQSTDAELETAKRELLSLKQGGFQLMAEMDAVRDVLQQVAYEKEHSSNLKKRTDSSLAHLNHKLNKAMSKLEIASLAEKRTQAVVSNISAALQQMQTDIGAAKTETQRLTEEIVAVRMEIVKTKDHSVLMEERLEAATDELKAAKASEAVALEKLRTVTESAMSDRAMISALYGSTVTISKHEQAAEASGDDGKKLCRAKKGNVYRKAVQDREPEKKIMQAIRSKHAAAVARRSLTVSGVQGAARRAKVRGPSVSSGRQQPSVVSSTLCLAPRRRKTILLNLVRFLRGSK from the exons ATGGAACAGCAGCGTTCAGATCATGAGATGAATCTTACGCCCTCGCATGAG GATTCATCTTTAGGGGCAAAGGAACTACCGTTTGCAGTGCTGTTGGTTAGCAGATTGAAAGAGAAAACGAGAGATGCCGAGATCGAGACGGCTCAGTTGTCGAATGATCTCCAGATGGCCAGAGGTGAAGCTAAAGAACTCTCTCTCAAGATCGAGGAATCTAATGCCAAAGCAATGGTCCATAAGTTGAAGCTTCAAAATCTGCTGGGGGACACCAAAAGAATCCTCCACGAAGCAAATCACAGTCACTACGCACAAGTGTTGACAGAATTGGAGGACGTCACGAAACAATCAAGGAAACTCCAACTTGAAATTTCTTCTGCTTTAGACACGAAAGCCAGCGCAGAGAGGGAAGTCGAAGACTCCTCCACGAAGTCGAGGTTGTATGTGAGCTATATCGACGAGATAAAGGAGGAGATAGCGATAGCCACCGTCGAGGAAGCATTGATTAGCCTGGCTGGAATTGAAGCCGACAGAGAGCTCAAAGAAGTCGAAGACCGACGTGAAGCAGAAGTCGATCGCTTTCGTAAAAGCATGGAAAAGACTAAGAGCACAATCAATGATCTCCATCAAGATGTCAACTATGCCGGGAAGCTGCAGAAGAAGCTGGCTGTGACTGCTTCAGATGTCAATGTCTTGCAGAATGAGATAGAGCTCATTAGAGCCATGGACAAGAACTGTCATCACGATTCCTCTGCGAACAGTTCTTCTTCACTACAATCTACTGATGCCGAACTAGAGACGGCAAAGAGAGAATTACTGAGCCTTAAACAAGGAGGCTTTCAGCTCATGGCTGAAATGGATGCTGTGAGGGACGTACTACAACAAGTAGCTTATGAGAAGGAGCATTCAAGCAACTTGAAGAAGAGAACGGACTCCAGTCTGGCGCATCTCAATCATAAGCTCAACAAAGCCATGTCCAAGTTGGAAATTGCCTCATTGGCCGAGAAGAGAACTCAAGCCGTAGTCTCCAACATCTCGGCGGCATTGCAACAAATGCAGACAGATATAGGTGCAGCCAAAACGGAAACACAGCGACTCACCGAGGAGATTGTAGCTGTAAGGATGGAGATTGTGAAGACCAAGGACCACAGTGTCTTGATGGAGGAGAGACTTGAGGCTGCAACGGATGAGCTCAAAGCAGCGAAAGCATCAGAAGCAGTGGCGCTCGAAAAACTGAGAACAGTCACTGAAAGCGCCATGAGTGACCGAGCAATGATCTCAGCTTTGTATGGTTCCACTGTGACCATTTCCAAGCACGAGCAGGCGGCAGAAGCATCGGGAGATGATGGGAAAAAGCTTTGCAGAGCAAAGAAAGGAAATGTTTATAGGAAGGCAGTCCAGGATAGAGAACCAGAGAAGAAAATTATGCAGGCCATCAGATCGAAGCATGCAGCAGCAGTGGCAAGGAGATCTCTCACTGTAAGTGGTGTCCAAGGTGCAGCAAGGAGGGCGAAGGTTAGAGGGCCATCGGTTTCATCAGGAAGGCAGCAGCCCAGCGTCGTGTCTTCAACCTTATGCTTAGCGcccaggaggaggaagacgatCTTGCTTAACCTAGTGAGATTTCTCAGAGGAAGCAAGTAG